The Euphorbia lathyris chromosome 3, ddEupLath1.1, whole genome shotgun sequence genome contains a region encoding:
- the LOC136222645 gene encoding dirigent protein 4-like, translating into MANISLFSPVLIFCITTSPVFCEYYSPTLPYKSEQEKITNLHFFFHDTHNGNNPSAVLVARPNAIDSQPRTTFGDVYAVDNPLTAGPEITSELIGNAQGLYVSSDQDSLSLVLYVDFGFIKGEFNGSSLSVLSRNPVLETERELAIVGGKGKFRLAKGFAHLKTYFVNATSGDAIVEYNVTVVHY; encoded by the coding sequence ATGGCAAACATAAGTTTATTTAGTCCGGTTTTGATATTCTGCATCACAACCTCACCAGTATTCTGCGAATACTACTCTCCAACTCTTCCATACAAATCTGAACAAGAGAAAATCACCAACCTCCATTTTTTCTTCCATGACACACACAACGGCAATAACCCTAGTGCCGTCTTGGTAGCCCGTCCTAACGCCATCGACAGCCAGCCCAGAACAACATTTGGCGACGTTTACGCTGTGGATAATCCTCTAACTGCCGGTCCTGAAATCACCTCTGAACTGATCGGAAATGCACAAGGGCTTTATGTATCATCAGATCAAGATTCGTTGTCCCTAGTATTATATGTGGATTTTGGATTCATAAAAGGAGAGTTTAATGGAAGCTCTCTTAGTGTGCTGTCGAGGAATCCGGTGTTGGAGACGGAACGTGAGCTTGCAATTGTGGGAGGGAAAGGGAAGTTTAGATTAGCTAAAGGATTTGCTCATCTTAAGACTTATTTTGTAAATGCTACTTCTGGTGATGCTATTGTTGAGTATAATGTCACTGTTGTTCATTACTAG
- the LOC136224865 gene encoding dirigent protein 4-like, with protein sequence MAIISLFGLVLIFYITTSPVFCEYYSPTLPYKSEQEKITNLHFFFHDTHSGNNPSAILVARPNATDSQPRTTFGDVYAVDNPLTAGPEITSELIGNAQGLYVSSDQDSLSLVLYVDFGFVKGEFNGSSPVLETEGELAIVGGKGKFRLAKGFAHLKTYFVNATSGDAIVEYNVTVVHY encoded by the coding sequence ATGGCAATCATAAGTTTATTTGGTCTGGTTTTGATATTCTACATCACAACCTCACCAGTATTCTGTGAATACTACTCTCCAACTCTTCCATACAAATCTGAACAAGAGAAAATCACCAACCTCCATTTTTTCTTCCATGACACACACAGCGGCAATAACCCTAGTGCCATCTTGGTAGCCCGTCCTAACGCCACCGACAGCCAGCCCAGAACAACATTTGGCGACGTTTACGCTGTGGATAATCCTCTAACTGCCGGTCCTGAAATCACCTCTGAACTGATCGGAAATGCACAAGGGCTTTATGTATCATCAGATCAAGATTCGTTGTCCCTAGTATTATATGTGGATTTTGGATTCGTAAAAGGAGAGTTTAATGGAAGCTCTCCGGTGTTGGAGACGGAAGGTGAGCTTGCAATTGTGGGAGGGAAAGGGAAGTTTAGATTAGCTAAAGGATTTGCTCATCTTAAGACTTATTTTGTAAATGCTACTTCTGGTGATGCTATTGTTGAGTATAATGTCACTGTTGTTCATTACTAG
- the LOC136222648 gene encoding dirigent protein 4-like: protein MANISLFGLVLIFCITTSPVFCEYYSPTLPYKSEQEKITNLHFFFHDTHSGNNPSAVLVARPNATDSQPRTTFGDVYAVDNPLTAGPEITSELIGNAQGLYVSSDQDSLSLVLYVDFGFVKGEFNGSSLSVLSRNPVLETERELAIVGGKGKFRLAKGFAHLKTYFVNATSGDAIVEYNVTVVHY from the coding sequence ATGGCAAACATAAGTTTATTTGGTCTGGTTTTGATATTCTGCATCACAACCTCACCAGTATTCTGCGAATACTACTCTCCAACTCTTCCATACAAATCTGAACAAGAGAAAATCACCAACCTCCATTTTTTCTTCCATGACACACACAGCGGCAATAACCCTAGTGCCGTCTTGGTAGCCCGTCCTAACGCCACCGACAGCCAGCCCAGAACAACATTTGGCGACGTTTACGCTGTGGACAATCCTCTAACTGCCGGTCCTGAAATCACCTCTGAACTGATCGGAAATGCACAAGGGCTTTATGTATCATCAGATCAAGATTCGTTGTCCCTAGTATTATATGTGGATTTTGGATTCGTAAAAGGAGAGTTTAATGGAAGCTCTCTTAGTGTGCTGTCGAGGAATCCGGTGTTGGAGACGGAACGTGAGCTTGCAATTGTGGGAGGGAAAGGGAAGTTTAGATTAGCTAAAGGATTTGCTCATCTTAAGACTTATTTTGTGAATGCTACTTCTGGTGATGCTATTGTTGAGTATAATGTCACTGTTGTTCATTACTAG